One Mucilaginibacter ginkgonis genomic region harbors:
- a CDS encoding GNAT family N-acetyltransferase has translation MTTTLKRTNSTNADFLSLVAKLDAELVDMYGEQMDFYGQYNKVDKLNNCIVIYDDNVPVACGAFKEYEPGVAEVKRMYVEPGARGKGFSKQVLGALEVWATELGYHQIILETGDQQIPAMALYNSMGYLETENYGQYIGAPSSVCYAKSL, from the coding sequence ATGACCACCACGCTTAAGCGCACTAACTCCACCAACGCCGATTTTCTATCCCTTGTTGCCAAACTTGATGCCGAGCTGGTTGACATGTATGGCGAGCAAATGGATTTCTACGGGCAATACAATAAAGTTGATAAGCTAAACAACTGTATTGTTATTTACGATGATAATGTGCCTGTAGCCTGCGGTGCGTTCAAAGAATATGAACCCGGCGTTGCCGAAGTGAAACGGATGTATGTAGAGCCTGGCGCCCGTGGCAAAGGTTTTTCTAAACAGGTATTAGGCGCTTTAGAAGTTTGGGCAACGGAACTTGGGTATCATCAAATTATCCTTGAAACCGGCGACCAGCAAATTCCGGCAATGGCGCTTTACAATAGCATGGGCTACCTGGAAACAGAAAACTATGGGCAGTACATTGGCGCGCCGAGCAGCGTCTGTTACGCAAAATCGCTATAA
- a CDS encoding beta-N-acetylhexosaminidase — MKKLSALLLSVCLGVTAFAQPVKKVSIIPEPVEVKETAGTFTLPKSVSIAAPASAGITANYLKNKLQAATHSVITTKSGGTATIQLVLNKSNNAVIGKEGYMLTVSPKNIVITANEPAGLFYGVQSLLQLFPKEIESQTQVARAWTVPCVKVTDYPRFAWRGLMFDVSRHFFTKADVKQYIDNMVRFKFNLLHMHLTDDEGWRIEIKSLPKLTTIGAYNAKRVGYFGSFPAPPADEPRTYGGFYTQDDIRELVKYAKDRYVDILPEVDVPGHSLAAVTSYPELSATPGADKYHVRSGEEIMDWSHGQPPVALVDNTLNPASEKTYEFLDKVMTEVAQLFPFPYIHVGGDECPKNFWAKSDSVTALMKRENLKDYEEVQSYFEKRLEKIVESKGKRFLGWDEILEGGLAPNAAVMSWRGIEGGIKAAKMGHEVVMSPTTYAYIDYMQGDVSIEPRVYATLRLSKSYSYEPVPDGVDASLIKGGQANLWTEQVYNMRHAEYMTWPRGLAIAEDFWSPKSKKNWDNFAGRVENQFKRFDAADVKYSPAVYDPAITASVGADGNVQVFMSTELKDLDIYYTWDNSFPDNHYPKYTSQLVVPKEAFELRVITYRGGKPIGRLLTIPVTDLNKRAGKK, encoded by the coding sequence TTTACTATCGGTATGCCTGGGCGTTACGGCGTTTGCGCAGCCAGTAAAAAAGGTATCCATTATTCCGGAACCTGTCGAGGTTAAAGAAACCGCGGGTACGTTTACTTTACCAAAATCTGTGTCGATAGCTGCTCCCGCAAGTGCAGGTATCACGGCAAACTACCTTAAGAATAAACTGCAAGCGGCTACACATTCGGTGATCACCACAAAAAGCGGAGGCACTGCAACTATACAATTGGTGCTTAACAAAAGCAATAACGCAGTTATCGGTAAAGAAGGTTATATGCTTACGGTATCACCAAAAAATATAGTGATCACTGCAAATGAGCCTGCAGGCTTGTTCTATGGTGTGCAGTCGCTATTGCAGTTATTTCCTAAAGAAATTGAAAGTCAAACACAGGTTGCCAGAGCGTGGACAGTGCCATGCGTTAAGGTTACAGACTATCCGCGCTTTGCGTGGCGTGGTTTGATGTTCGACGTTTCGCGCCACTTCTTTACTAAAGCAGATGTTAAGCAATACATAGATAATATGGTGCGCTTTAAATTCAACCTGCTGCACATGCACCTTACAGATGATGAAGGCTGGCGTATAGAAATTAAGAGCCTGCCTAAGTTAACCACTATTGGTGCCTACAACGCAAAAAGGGTAGGTTATTTTGGTTCATTCCCGGCGCCGCCTGCAGACGAGCCACGCACTTACGGCGGTTTCTACACCCAGGATGACATTCGCGAGTTGGTTAAATATGCCAAAGATCGTTATGTAGATATCCTTCCGGAAGTTGATGTTCCGGGTCACAGTTTAGCGGCTGTTACTTCTTATCCCGAACTTTCTGCCACGCCTGGCGCGGATAAATATCATGTACGCTCTGGCGAAGAGATCATGGACTGGAGCCACGGTCAGCCGCCGGTTGCATTGGTTGATAATACCTTAAACCCCGCCAGCGAAAAAACCTATGAGTTTTTAGATAAGGTGATGACAGAGGTTGCTCAGCTATTTCCATTCCCGTATATCCATGTTGGCGGCGACGAATGCCCTAAAAACTTTTGGGCTAAAAGCGATTCGGTGACTGCACTGATGAAACGAGAAAACCTGAAAGATTATGAAGAGGTACAAAGCTACTTCGAAAAACGCTTAGAAAAGATAGTTGAATCTAAAGGCAAACGCTTTTTAGGCTGGGACGAAATATTGGAAGGCGGACTGGCACCTAACGCCGCTGTAATGAGCTGGCGCGGAATTGAAGGCGGTATCAAAGCCGCCAAGATGGGCCACGAAGTGGTAATGAGCCCTACAACTTACGCCTACATAGATTATATGCAGGGCGATGTATCGATCGAGCCGCGCGTTTATGCAACCTTGCGTTTGTCAAAAAGTTATTCTTACGAACCGGTGCCGGATGGTGTTGACGCTAGCCTGATCAAAGGCGGACAGGCTAACTTGTGGACAGAACAGGTATACAATATGCGCCATGCAGAATATATGACCTGGCCGCGCGGTTTGGCAATCGCTGAAGATTTCTGGAGCCCGAAATCTAAAAAGAACTGGGACAACTTTGCCGGCAGGGTAGAGAACCAGTTTAAACGTTTCGACGCGGCCGATGTGAAGTATTCGCCTGCGGTATATGACCCGGCCATTACTGCCAGCGTTGGCGCAGATGGTAATGTACAGGTATTTATGAGCACCGAGTTGAAAGACCTGGATATTTATTATACCTGGGATAATAGCTTCCCCGATAACCATTACCCAAAATATACCAGTCAGTTGGTTGTCCCTAAAGAAGCTTTTGAATTAAGGGTAATTACTTACAGAGGCGGTAAACCAATCGGCAGATTATTGACAATACCTGTTACTGATCTGAACAAAAGGGCAGGCAAGAAGTAG
- a CDS encoding VOC family protein: MKFLSLEPFVPSGSNFEGSKQLFLDLGFHINWEVDGYAGFQRDECRFILQQYDVKDFAQNFMLSVKVSNIEEFQQDVVNKQLADKYSVRVSKIMQQPYGRELNLIDIAGVCWHFVEQ; this comes from the coding sequence ATGAAATTTCTATCACTTGAGCCATTTGTGCCATCGGGCAGCAACTTTGAAGGCTCGAAACAATTGTTTTTGGATTTGGGGTTTCACATTAATTGGGAAGTGGATGGTTATGCAGGCTTTCAGCGCGATGAATGCCGTTTCATTTTGCAGCAATATGATGTAAAAGACTTTGCTCAGAACTTTATGCTGAGTGTAAAGGTGTCGAACATAGAAGAGTTCCAGCAGGATGTTGTCAATAAGCAATTGGCAGATAAATATAGCGTGCGCGTAAGCAAGATCATGCAGCAGCCTTATGGCCGCGAGTTAAATCTTATTGATATCGCGGGTGTTTGCTGGCATTTTGTAGAGCAGTAG